The genomic stretch AAGTCGGTGAGTGGTGGCGTGTGGTACAGGTAAGGTTTTAGGTAGGGGTTGATCTTCCCGAAGTACGATGTTGCCTCGCGCGCCGCGCTCGTCACCGCCGCCGCGAGCTCCCCCTCCTCCTGCACCAGGCGCATCCCCCGCCCTCCTCCCCCGTACACCGCCTTCACCAGCAGGGGATACCCGACCTCCGCGGCAACGGCAGGGAGGTCGGCCTCATCGTCAGGGACCGGGGCGGCGGGGAGGACCGGGACCCCGGCGGCAGCGACGGTGCGCCGGGCGGCGAGCTTATCCCCGACGAGCGCGATCGTGCGGTGATCCGGCCCGATGAACGTCAGCCCGTGATCGGAGCAGACCTCGGCGAAGTCGGGGTTCTCGGACAGGAATCCGTAACCGGGGTGAATCGCCTCCGCCCCGGTCACCTCGGCGGCGCTGATTATCGCCGGAATGGAGAGGTAGCTCTTCGCCGGGTCGGCCGGGCCGATGCAGATCGCCCGCTCCGCCATCCGCAGGTACGGCATCCCGCGGTCGGCCTCGGAGTAGACGACGATCGAATCGAGCCCGAGCTCGCGGCACGCCTCGATGATCCGCAGGGCGATCTCACCCCGGTTCGCCACCAATACCCGATCGAAGCTCACGTCTTCTCGAACAGGAACAGGGGCTGCCCGTACTCGACCGGGGTCCCGTTCTCGACCAGGATCCGGACGAGTCTCCCGCCCCGTTCCGCCTTGATCTCGTTCAGCACCTTCATCGCCTCGATGACGCACAGGGTGTCACCCGGCTCGACCATGGCACCCTCTTCGACGAACGGAGGATCCTCGGGCGAGGGGCGAAGGTATAACGTCCCCACCAGGGGGGCGGCGAGGGTGAACGTCCCTTCGTCCTCCTCCGGGGGAGGGAGGGGTTCGTTCCTGCTCTGAGGGTGAGAGACCACCGCGGCATCACGCCTGACCGTGATCCGTCGGTCTCCCTCCCACACCGTTATCTCAGTCAGCCCCTCCCGCTTGAGGATCTCAATCAATCGCTCCAGTTCCTCCATCCTCCGCCTCCTTTTCTCCGTGGATGATTTTATCTAAAATCGGGCTCGTTTGACAGGATGGGCTTGCAATCAGTCCTTGACGTCCAGATAATAGGAATGTGAGGTGACCCACGCTGTGTCAATCGGAGCGCAGATAGCGCTGCTTATCTTCTTAGTTGCTTGTTCGGCTTACTTCTCGAGCGCGGAGACCGCGATCACCTCCCTCGACGAGGGTAGATTGCGCTACCTCGTGAACACGCACCGGCGCAAGCGCCGCGGGCTGGCGCTTCTATTGGAGGAGCCGAACGACATGATCACCGCCCTCCTCATCATGAACAACCTGGTGAACGTCGGGGCGAGCTCGTTGATGACGTTCGTCTCCCTCCGATTGCTGCCCAAAGGCCTCCCGAGCTACCAGGCCGGGATCCTCGCCACCGGAGTGATGACGATCTCCCTCCTCATATTCGGGGAGATCACCCCGAAGAATTTCGCCAAGAACAACGCCGAGCGGTTCACCCTGGCGACGATCAACCAGATCTACCTGTTCACCCGCATCCTCAAGCCGGTGATCGTTGTGTTCCGCGGGGCGGCGCGGGGGATCGTCCGCATGTTCGGGGAGGACCTGTCGCAGGAGGAACCCCTCGCGGTGAGCGATGAGCAGATCGAGACATTGATCGACGCCGGGGAGGAGAGCGGATTGATCGACGCCGAGGACGGGGAGATGATCCGCCGCATCCTCGACTTCGATGAGATGACCGCCGAGCAGGTGATGGTCCCCCGCACCGAGGTCCAATCGATCGAGGTGCGGACCTCGCCCGCCAAAGCGCGGGAGATCGTGGCCAAGGACGGCCACTCCCGCTTCCCGGTCTACGACCGCATCCCGGACAATGTGGTCGGGACCCTGTACGCCAAGGACCTCCTCCTCGAAGTGGACAACCCCCGCCCCACTCTGCACGACCTCCTCCGTCCCGCCTACTACACCCCGACCACCAAGCCGATAAACGTCCTGCTGCGCGAGTTCCAGCGCGAGCGGGTGCACATGGCGATCGTGATCGACGAGTTCGGGGGGATGGCCGGGATCGTCACCCTGGAGGACATCCTCGAGGAGATCGTGGGAGAGATCGAGGACGAGTACGACCGGCCCGTAGCCCTGATCAAGCGGATCTCACCCGACGAGGCGATCGTGGATGGAGACACCTCGGTGCATCACTTGAACCGGACGATGGGCATCAAGCTTCCCGAGGACGAGGGAGTGACGGTGAGCGGCCTCATCCTCCACCGGCTGGAGGCGATGCCCAAGGTGGGAGACGTGGTACGGGTCGGGCCGGTCGAGCTGACGGTCGAAGGAGCGACCAACCGGGAGATCACCTCGGTGCGGGTGGTGGTCGATCGCAACGCCCCTGCGGACGAGGAAGAGGACACCAAGGATTGAGCAGGGAGGTAAAGATGAAGCGGCTTATTATCGCGGTGCTTTTATTTTTGTTGGCGGGGACGGCGGTCGATGCTGCCACGGGGGTGGTATCGTTCGATGTCAAGCTCGACCCGGAGGCCCGGACGATCAGCGGAACCGAGGACATCACCTTCACCCCGACCGATCCCCACCTCTACTTCCTCCTCCTCGCCAACCTCGACCGCGAGCCGAACCCGTATCTGAGCCCGCGGGTGATCGACCAGTCCTACCCCAACGGGTTCGAGCCCTCCACCACCACGATCGAGAAAGTGGAGATGGTACAAAGCGGGGGGAACACCGCGCTTCCATTCCGCCTCATATCCCTGCCGCCGGAGTTCCAGACCTACTCCCTGGCGGAGACCGTCCTTGCCCTCGACCTCCCCCAGACCGGGGCTGAGGTTACGCTCCGGCTTCACTTCTCCACCGTTGTCCCCCGCCGGGCCGGGCCGGACCAGACGGATAACGATGGGGTGATCACCTGGCGGTTCGGATGGGGGCCGCTTCCGCTCCTTCCTCAGTCGGATTGGAGCGACGCGGACGGGGTCTTGAAGTACATCGGGCAAGGTCCGTTCCCTCTCCATATTCCAGCGCTCCAGTACTACGGGAGGATGGAAGTCCCGACCGGCTGGGTCCTCGCCTGCGGGGCGGACTACGCTCGCCTCACCTCCAGCGACGCCGGCGACGTCTACGAGATCGAGAACGAGTCCCAAACCCGCGGGATCGCATTCGCCCTGAGCAGGGACTACAAGCGGTTCACCCTCCAGGTGAGCGCGGTGACGATCGAGGTCGACTACCTCCCCGCCCATGACGCGACCGCGCGCCTGCTCGCCACCTACGCCCGCGATATCCTCAACGAGTACAAAGAACGCTTCGGCCCCTACCCGCGCAAGCGCCTTGTGATCGTCGAGGACCCGAACCGTGACGGGACGTCGATGGCCGCCGATGGGATCGTCTACATCTCGAGCCTCTATTTCACCCACCGCAACGTCACCCTCCCCGGGATCCTGGACCGGCTCGACGAGTTCGTCCTCGCCCACGAGATCGCCCACCAGTGGTGGGGGATCGGAGTCGGGGTGGACATGAACGCCGAGAACTGGCTCTCCGAGGGGCTCGCTCAATACTCCGCCGTCTCCTACTTCGAGGGCAAGTACGGGGCGCGCGGGCCGAACTTCTTCCCGGAGTTCGAAAACGGGATCGTGGAAGGATTCATCCGTTCCCAGTTCGGTTTCTTGAAC from Candidatus Bipolaricaulota bacterium encodes the following:
- a CDS encoding acetyl-CoA carboxylase, biotin carboxyl carrier protein, yielding MEELERLIEILKREGLTEITVWEGDRRITVRRDAAVVSHPQSRNEPLPPPEEDEGTFTLAAPLVGTLYLRPSPEDPPFVEEGAMVEPGDTLCVIEAMKVLNEIKAERGGRLVRILVENGTPVEYGQPLFLFEKT
- a CDS encoding HlyC/CorC family transporter encodes the protein MTHAVSIGAQIALLIFLVACSAYFSSAETAITSLDEGRLRYLVNTHRRKRRGLALLLEEPNDMITALLIMNNLVNVGASSLMTFVSLRLLPKGLPSYQAGILATGVMTISLLIFGEITPKNFAKNNAERFTLATINQIYLFTRILKPVIVVFRGAARGIVRMFGEDLSQEEPLAVSDEQIETLIDAGEESGLIDAEDGEMIRRILDFDEMTAEQVMVPRTEVQSIEVRTSPAKAREIVAKDGHSRFPVYDRIPDNVVGTLYAKDLLLEVDNPRPTLHDLLRPAYYTPTTKPINVLLREFQRERVHMAIVIDEFGGMAGIVTLEDILEEIVGEIEDEYDRPVALIKRISPDEAIVDGDTSVHHLNRTMGIKLPEDEGVTVSGLILHRLEAMPKVGDVVRVGPVELTVEGATNREITSVRVVVDRNAPADEEEDTKD
- a CDS encoding acetyl-CoA carboxylase biotin carboxylase subunit (an AccC homodimer forms the biotin carboxylase subunit of the acetyl CoA carboxylase, an enzyme that catalyzes the formation of malonyl-CoA, which in turn controls the rate of fatty acid metabolism); the protein is MSFDRVLVANRGEIALRIIEACRELGLDSIVVYSEADRGMPYLRMAERAICIGPADPAKSYLSIPAIISAAEVTGAEAIHPGYGFLSENPDFAEVCSDHGLTFIGPDHRTIALVGDKLAARRTVAAAGVPVLPAAPVPDDEADLPAVAAEVGYPLLVKAVYGGGGRGMRLVQEEGELAAAVTSAAREATSYFGKINPYLKPYLYHTPPLTD